A section of the Humulus lupulus chromosome 2, drHumLupu1.1, whole genome shotgun sequence genome encodes:
- the LOC133819227 gene encoding small ribosomal subunit protein uS9-like produces the protein MAVATPKESVQCFGRKKTAVAVTYCKRGRGLIKINGCPIDLVEPEILRFKAVEPILLLGKHRFAGVDMRIRVKGGGHTSQIYAIRQSIAKALVAFYQKYVDEQTKKEIKDILGRYDRTLLVADPRRCEPKKFGGRGARARYQKSYR, from the coding sequence ATGGCGGTCGCAACCCCAAAGGAGTCCGTGCAATGCTTCGGACGTAAGAAGACGGCGGTGGCAGTGACCTACTGCAAGCGCGGACGCGGCTTGATCAAGATCAACGGCTGCCCGATCGACCTGGTGGAGCCAGAGATCCTAAGGTTCAAGGCGGTGGAACCAATCCTACTGCTGGGCAAGCACCGTTTCGCCGGTGTGGACATGAGGATCCGGGTGAAGGGAGGAGGTCACACCTCTCAGATCTACGCCATTCGTCAGAGCATCGCCAAGGCCTTGGTGGCTTTCTACCAGAAGTACGTGGACGAGCAGACGAAGAAGGAGATCAAGGACATCTTGGGGAGATACGACAGGACCTTGCTCGTCGCTGATCCCAGGCGGTGTGAGCCTAAGAAGTTTGGTGGTCGTGGTGCCAGGGCTAGGTACCAGAAATCTTACCgttag
- the LOC133815389 gene encoding uncharacterized protein LOC133815389 produces MANNIREDTKNDYGIELSYGKAWRCREKAISYVRGTLEASYQKLPSVSRRGFCTCRPVLCMDGTFLKTKYGGQMLCAVALDANNHLYPVAFGIVDSENHDSWKYFMSKLKEAIGEVKDLAFVSDRHASITHALETIFPDAYHGACYHHISMNVVAKFKTDHCNVLMYNAAYDFRKSEFHANFEKIKSKDPAIAQYLEGMGFDKWSRAYFPGNRYNIMTSNYVESFNNKTRDARSFLITTFVEFIRFTLQSWFCDRRETSEKTTTTLAPTYEKNLVDMAEKARFLISYAIGRHEFHVLDESIYPTGNEEEWIVPHDIMTIKVRTPAQKNPIGHPKKKQGRPKTKRHPSNGDKLVVQCKCNTCGALGHNRATCKVCV; encoded by the exons atggcaaacaacataagagaGGACACTAAGAATGATTATGGCATTGAGTTGTcatatggaaaagcttggagatgCCGAGAGAAGGCTATTtcttatgtcagagggacactggAAGCATCCTACCAGAAGTTACCATC AGTTAGTAGAAGAGGGTTTTGTACATGTCGTCCTGTGTTATGTATGGACGGCACTTTTTTAAAGACAAAATACGGTGGGCAGATGTTATGTGCAGTCGCGCTAGATGCAAATAACCATCTATATCCAGTTGCATTTGGTATTGTGGATAGTGAGAATCatgattcttggaagtatttcatgtcaaAGCTAAAGGAAGCGATTGGGGAAGTCAAGGACCTGGCGTTTGTATCTGACAGGCATGCAAGTATTACACATGCCTTGGAAACTATTTTCCCCGATGCCTATCATGGTgcttgctaccaccacattagtatgaatgtggttgctaaattcaagactgaTCATTGTAATGTGTTGATGTATAATGCAGCATATGATTTTAGGAAATCCGAGTTCCATGCTAACTtcgaaaaaataaaatcaaaagacCCAGCCATTGCTCAATACCTAGAAGGCATGGGTTTTGATAAGTGGTcccgtgcttactttcctggaaatag gtataatataatgacaagcaattacgttgaaagtttcaacaataagACCCGGGACGCTAGGAGCTTTCTGATAACTACATTCGTCGAATTTATTCGCTTCACACTACAGTCCTGGTTCTGTGATAGGAGAGAAACTAGCGAGAAGACAACTACAACTCTTGCACCGACCTATGAGAAAAATTTGGTGGATATGGCTGAGAAAGCTCGATTCTTGATTTCTTATGCAATAGGGAGGCATGAGTTCCATGTGTTAGATG AATCTATATATCCTACTGGTAATGAGGAAGAGTGGATTGTTCCACATGACATTATGACAATAAAAGTGAGAACACCTGCGCAGAAAAACCCGATTGGTCatccaaagaagaaacaaggtaggcCTAAGACGAAACGCCATCCTTCCAATGGAGATAAATTGGTTGTACAATGCAAGTGCAACACTTGTGGAGCTCTAGGCCATAATAGGGCAACTTGTAAAGTTTGTGTTTGA